AGCGCCTGATAGCCCGTCAGGTTCTCGGCCAGCAGCACCAGTTTCGGGCCTTTCTCGATCTGCATTTCGCTGCCCACGATCAGCTTTACCCCGGTTTTTTTCGAGGCCTCCCACGCGCGCACGATACCGGCCAGGGTACATTCATCGGTGATCGCCAGGGCCTGGTAACCCAGCCGAGCCGCACGTTCGAACAGCTCCTGAGCGCTGGATGCGCCGCGCTGGAAGGTGAAGTTCGACAGGCAATGGAGCTCGGCGTAATCGCTCATGCGAACCAGCCGTGCAGCAACAGCGGCCCATCACTGCCGACCGGGCGATAGGCCCAGCCGCGCTGGCCGGCATGGGTCTGCACCACGTAATAGTCGCGGCGTACATCCTCGCCATCCCACCAGCCAGACTCGATGCGCTCGGGGCCGGCGAGAATGCGCAGCGAAGCCTCATGCAGCGGCTGGGGTTCGCTCAACAGCCAGCCTGGCCGAGGGCCTCTGGGCGGCAGCACGGAGCTGGTCGCCTCGTTGGACCAGGCACGCTCGGGGCGGTGATCGGCTCTGGCACCCAGGCCATGCAGGGCCTCATCACCGAGACGCGCCCGCAATCGTTCACGCAATTGCTCCCAGGGCTGGTTCTGCTGTGGGCGCTCTTCGAACAATTGCTGGTGCTGCGGCGCAAAAGCCGGCAGTTCACGCGCCACCAATCGTACGGCCAACACCGGTGCCGGCAGCTGCTGATGCTCCAGGCGGCCGCGTGTCAGCTCAAACAGCATGGCGGGATCACGCTCGGCGCTGAGCAGGCCAACCTGTATCTGCGTATTGGCGCCCGAGCGGTGTTCCAGGTGCAGGGCGAAACGCTGCACGCCGCTGTCACGACCGGCCAGGTAGGCGGCCAGGTCGGCGGTCAGCCGGCGCAACGGGAACAGCAGCGCCTGATGGGATTCCACCTCGAAATTCAGTTCGATGCGGGCAACGAACACATCGGCTGGCGTAAAGAAATCCAGCGCCAGTGGTCGCAGACCCAGCAGCGTATCGAGATGGAGCAACACTTCGGCAGGAAAACGCCTGGCCAGGCTGTCGCGCGGCAAGGCCAACAGCTGCCGCAGTTGCCTGAGCCCCATGCGGTTGAAGGCTGTGGTTGCCGCAGCGGAAAGCCCGAGCCGATCGACGGGCAGGGGATCGAGCATCTGCCTGAGCACCTGCCCATCACTTGCCATCAGGCCATCACCGATATTGACCAGCACCCGCGCAGCCGCCGGGTTCGGTGCGACGGCAATACGATGCTGGAAGGCCAGTGCCGAGAGCTCGGCGCGCAAACGAGCCTCGAAACGCGGCCAGGGGCCGAACAGCCCCATGCTCGATTGCACTTCCAGTAGCAGGCAGCGTGGGTAATGCAGGCTGACCTGGGCACTGAAACCGTAAGCCCAGGCGGCCAGAAACTGCTGCCAGCGCTCGATGGCCGCGAGGTCGTATTCTGCGCTGGCAAAGCCGCGCGTCAGGGCCTGCGCCGCCGTCAGCGACTGACCGGGCTTCAGCCCCAGTGCACGAGCCGCCGAATTGACGGCCTGCACGACGCGCCGTTGTGGCGAGCCAGTGAGCAGCGCCAACGGCTCGTCGGGATTGGCGCGGTTACGCTGCACGCCGTCCATGGCCAGTTGTGGCAGCAGGATGCAAGCCCAGAGCATGGCAGGCTCAATGCCAGGCAAAGACGAGCGGCCGGGCAGGCGGCAAACCACCGCGGCACTTGATCACCCGAACTTGTGCCGGCTGGCTTTCGAGCACCAGGCGCAGCGCCGCCGGTGACGGGTTGGCAGCCTCTGCCTGCGGCCGGTAGGCAAATGCCAGGGTCTGCCCGGTCGCGGCGGCCACCTGCAGGCGCCTCAAGGCTCGGTCATCGGCCTGGCGCAACCAGCTCAGCACCGCGCCACAGCTGCCCGAGCGCAGGCATTGTTCAGCCGCCCACAAAGCGTCGCGGCCATCGGCCTGGATGATGCTCAGTTGCCGCAGATCGACGCCGGCCTGAATCCAGGCCTGAGGGTAGGGCAGGTGAGGCGGGGCGATCAGCACGACCCGCTCGCTGGCGGTCGTCAGCCTGGCAAGGGTCGGCCACAACAGACTCAGCTCGCCGATGCCCGGCACGGCGGTGAGAATTTCGCTGAGCGCAGCCGTGGGCCAGCCGCCACCGGGCAGTGCGGCGTCGAGAAAACGGTGTCCGGTTGAGAAATTGGCACTCGCTGGCGATGAAACGGCCTGACCTCGCCATACGCGGCGGGCGTCGATCAGCCGGTCGAGTGCTACCACGGATGACATGGGTAACGACCAAAATACTGTATATAGATACAGTATTGAGCCGGCCATCGTATCGGTCAAGGGGCTGAGCAGGGCAGTTCGTCGCCGCCCATGCTCCAGCGCGATGCGATAAGCGGTCATCCAATATGACAGAACATCGCAGAAGCGCACCTGTCAGCTGATAGGTCACCTTCAGGAAGAGTTGCCATGAAAGAACACACCGACAACAACCTCCACGACTGGCAGCGCTACGCGTCGCTTGGTAGTGGTCTGGCGTTGATAGGCGCCGGTTTACGACGCGGCGGATTGCTGGGCCTGGCGGGCGCCGCCCTGGGTGGGTGCTTGCTGGCTCGCGGCCTTGGCGAGCATCACGAGTTCAAGCGCGCGCGGCTGGCCGACCCACTCGGGCCAGGTGCCGAGAAGGCCCGGTACGCGCACATGCCGCTGGATTCCGAGGTGCACAGCCCGGACTTCGCCACGCAGGGTACGCTGCCCGATACCACACCCATGGGGCATGAACGGTCAGGACCATGAACGATCCGTTCGATCTGGCGCGTTTCGTCGAGGCGCAGCAGCGCGATTATCAACAGGCCCTCGAAGAGCTGTGTGCCGGGGCCAAGCGCAGCCACTGGATCTGGTACGTGTTTCCGCAGCTGCGTGGCCTGGGTCGTAGTGAAATGGCCGAGCGTTACGGCATAAGCGGGCTGGCCGAGGCGCGGGCCTACCTGGCGTACCCGTTGCTCGGTTCGCGCCTGGAGGATTGCGTGCGAGCGCTGTTGTCCCATCGCGGGCGCCCGGTGCGGCAGATCATGGGCTCGCCGGATGACCTCAAGCTGCGTTCGAGCATGACCTTGTTCCAGGCCGCTGCGCCGACGCAGCCGCTGTTCGCTGAGGTGCTGCAGGCGTTCTACGACGGTGAGCAGGATGCTGCGACCTTGCAGCGCCTGTAAGCCTCATGGCTCGCTGCGGCGGACGGGCCAGATCCCGCCGTCGCCAACCACCACGATGCGCTGATCGGGTTCTGCACGAAAGGTCATTGTGCCGGTGAAGCTGCCGAATGCCGGCAGCAGGCTGACCTCATCGCCCAGCACGAAGCAGGGCAGGCGCAGGCGTTGTCGGCCCCGGCCATGCAGCGTGTAGGCCGGGTGTACGTGGCCGGCCAGCACGTGGTGCGTGGTATGCGCGCGAGGCTCATGCTGCAGGGCGAAGGGGCCGAGCAGCAGCGGTTCTTCCACTACCGCGATGCGCAAGTCTTCAGGAGGGTCGCCCGCACGTTTGTCGTGGTTGCCGCGCACCAGGGTCATGGCCAGTTCGGCGTGGCGCGCGCGCCACTCAGCCAACGCCGACAGGGTAGCCGGCGTGCGGGAGCCGGGGGCATGGAGAAAATCACCGAGAAAGATCAGCTGGTGACAATCGAAACGCTGCAACAGGGCGTCCAGACGCTGCAGGTTGGCGGCAGTGGTGCCTTGTGGAACCGGCTGGCCTAGGGCGCGATAGGCCGCAGCCTTACCGATGTGTATGTCGGCGACCAGCAGCGCCTGCTGCTGCGGCCACCAGATTGCCTTGTCCGCCAGCAGCCAGAGTTCGGCACCGGCCAGTTGCACGCTGTGATAATTGGTAGGGGGTTCGGTCATTGGATCTCTATCAGCGGCGTTTTTTCGGGCGCTGCGCCGGTGGCCGGGGCAGGCCGTCCTTGCCCTGACG
The sequence above is drawn from the Pseudomonas sp. Z8(2022) genome and encodes:
- the imuA gene encoding translesion DNA synthesis-associated protein ImuA, which translates into the protein MSSVVALDRLIDARRVWRGQAVSSPASANFSTGHRFLDAALPGGGWPTAALSEILTAVPGIGELSLLWPTLARLTTASERVVLIAPPHLPYPQAWIQAGVDLRQLSIIQADGRDALWAAEQCLRSGSCGAVLSWLRQADDRALRRLQVAAATGQTLAFAYRPQAEAANPSPAALRLVLESQPAQVRVIKCRGGLPPARPLVFAWH
- a CDS encoding Y-family DNA polymerase, with amino-acid sequence MLWACILLPQLAMDGVQRNRANPDEPLALLTGSPQRRVVQAVNSAARALGLKPGQSLTAAQALTRGFASAEYDLAAIERWQQFLAAWAYGFSAQVSLHYPRCLLLEVQSSMGLFGPWPRFEARLRAELSALAFQHRIAVAPNPAAARVLVNIGDGLMASDGQVLRQMLDPLPVDRLGLSAAATTAFNRMGLRQLRQLLALPRDSLARRFPAEVLLHLDTLLGLRPLALDFFTPADVFVARIELNFEVESHQALLFPLRRLTADLAAYLAGRDSGVQRFALHLEHRSGANTQIQVGLLSAERDPAMLFELTRGRLEHQQLPAPVLAVRLVARELPAFAPQHQQLFEERPQQNQPWEQLRERLRARLGDEALHGLGARADHRPERAWSNEATSSVLPPRGPRPGWLLSEPQPLHEASLRILAGPERIESGWWDGEDVRRDYYVVQTHAGQRGWAYRPVGSDGPLLLHGWFA
- the pdeM gene encoding ligase-associated DNA damage response endonuclease PdeM, producing the protein MTEPPTNYHSVQLAGAELWLLADKAIWWPQQQALLVADIHIGKAAAYRALGQPVPQGTTAANLQRLDALLQRFDCHQLIFLGDFLHAPGSRTPATLSALAEWRARHAELAMTLVRGNHDKRAGDPPEDLRIAVVEEPLLLGPFALQHEPRAHTTHHVLAGHVHPAYTLHGRGRQRLRLPCFVLGDEVSLLPAFGSFTGTMTFRAEPDQRIVVVGDGGIWPVRRSEP
- a CDS encoding DUF1810 domain-containing protein → MNDPFDLARFVEAQQRDYQQALEELCAGAKRSHWIWYVFPQLRGLGRSEMAERYGISGLAEARAYLAYPLLGSRLEDCVRALLSHRGRPVRQIMGSPDDLKLRSSMTLFQAAAPTQPLFAEVLQAFYDGEQDAATLQRL